The following coding sequences are from one endosymbiont of Galathealinum brachiosum window:
- a CDS encoding flagellar motor protein PomA has translation MDLATLLGLIIAFGFIVGAIVSGGSFILFVNVPSLLIVIGGSIAVVLMQFTVSQFFGAFKVGLKAFLHKSVDASQLIEQAGVLANIARKEGMMALESQEIENPFLNKGIQLCVDGHPPDLVRKMLSKDISLTIQRHELGQRIFTALGDIAPAMGMIGTLIGLVQMLANMEDPKTIGPAMAVALLTTLYGAIIANAFALPIADKLELRSQEEKTNRTLILETISGIQEGMNPRVLEELLKAFLPEGQRDTEETADE, from the coding sequence GTGGATCTAGCTACCTTACTGGGGCTTATTATAGCCTTCGGTTTTATTGTAGGTGCCATCGTATCTGGTGGATCCTTTATATTATTTGTAAACGTTCCTTCATTACTCATTGTTATTGGCGGCAGCATAGCCGTAGTACTTATGCAATTTACGGTAAGCCAATTTTTTGGTGCGTTTAAAGTTGGCCTAAAAGCTTTCTTACATAAAAGTGTTGATGCCTCTCAACTTATTGAGCAGGCTGGCGTTCTAGCTAATATTGCCCGTAAAGAAGGCATGATGGCTCTCGAATCACAGGAAATTGAAAACCCTTTTCTCAACAAAGGCATTCAGCTTTGCGTAGATGGACACCCTCCTGACTTAGTTCGCAAGATGCTGAGTAAAGACATCAGCCTGACCATACAGCGCCACGAGTTAGGCCAGAGAATATTCACCGCGCTAGGCGATATCGCTCCCGCTATGGGCATGATAGGCACTCTGATAGGCCTGGTACAAATGCTCGCCAATATGGAAGACCCGAAAACAATTGGACCAGCCATGGCCGTTGCACTTCTTACAACATTATATGGCGCCATTATCGCCAATGCTTTTGCACTCCCCATTGCCGATAAACTCGAACTCAGAAGCCAGGAAGAAAAAACCAACCGCACCCTGATACTTGAAACCATAAGCGGCATACAGGAAGGCATGAATCCGAGAGTACTTGAAGAACTACTAAAAGCATTCCTACCAGAAGGCCAGAGAGATACCGAGGAAACTGCAGACGAATAG
- a CDS encoding type VI secretion system protein TssL: MEEEAVKCPSCPPAWLATFADLMSLLMCFFVLLLSFSEMDALKFKQLAGSMSQAFGVQRDVKTKEIPKGTSIIAKEFTPGRPTPTVLKVMRQHTTDEYKKNLDFRKGPENSDKSGEKSKAEKRLEKLKKALKDQIAAGSIEVSGDNQRTIIRIREKGSFSSGNATLSSRFKPVLKKIADALEKTPGKIHISGHTDNIPISTFRFRSNWELSSARAVSILEHILQINKKIPNERIVIQGYADTIPLVPNSTPKNRATNRRVEIEVIKQTETVKDMPSLIKFSE; the protein is encoded by the coding sequence ATGGAAGAAGAAGCAGTAAAATGTCCGTCCTGTCCACCCGCCTGGTTAGCAACCTTTGCCGACCTGATGTCACTACTCATGTGCTTTTTCGTTTTACTGCTATCTTTTTCCGAAATGGACGCTCTCAAATTTAAGCAATTGGCCGGCTCAATGTCCCAGGCGTTTGGTGTACAACGTGATGTAAAAACCAAAGAGATCCCGAAAGGTACAAGTATTATCGCAAAAGAATTCACACCTGGTCGCCCCACGCCAACTGTATTAAAAGTTATGCGTCAGCATACAACGGATGAATATAAGAAAAACCTCGACTTTAGAAAAGGTCCGGAAAATTCGGATAAATCGGGTGAAAAATCCAAGGCTGAAAAACGACTTGAGAAACTTAAAAAAGCACTTAAAGATCAGATCGCGGCAGGTTCAATTGAGGTCTCTGGCGACAACCAACGAACTATTATACGCATCAGAGAAAAGGGATCATTTTCCTCCGGCAATGCAACATTAAGCAGTCGTTTCAAACCTGTACTAAAGAAAATCGCTGACGCGTTAGAAAAGACGCCAGGGAAAATACACATATCAGGTCATACAGATAACATTCCAATTTCCACTTTCAGATTCAGGTCAAACTGGGAACTATCATCAGCCCGTGCGGTATCTATACTAGAACATATTTTACAAATTAATAAAAAAATACCTAATGAACGCATTGTTATTCAGGGTTATGCGGACACAATCCCTCTCGTCCCCAATTCAACACCAAAAAACAGAGCGACTAATCGCCGCGTTGAAATAGAAGTTATTAAGCAGACAGAAACCGTTAAAGACATGCCAAGTTTAATTAAATTTTCCGAGTGA
- a CDS encoding sensor domain-containing diguanylate cyclase, whose translation MEDTIFNENRKLKRQLDNLLRRARTNEQKQELFDSFGFEVISANTPAQLRDYVLFQMQARFQLHDVVMTLIDFDRDAEKLFYGHDTDAKSLYESKLLILDTEKDQQQISEMSIYPVLGPDVLTRFDWMLAGIDDIDSCKSAALLPLMRNNKLIGTLLLLSRDVNRYQTGIATTFLQKLSAMTAVAIENCLNQQRIKEIGYQDPLTQAYNRRYFDLRFNDEIERSLRQGDNLACMFLDVDFFKKVNDTYGHHIGDLVLTQLVNLIKEQVRACDVVARYGGEEFAVVLPGVTLELATEIAERLRKAVQSDKRLTCGQGGLNVTISIGLEILSSLNDKNLSTKEIGDQLLQHADEALYKAKTSGRNQVVVYVEEKI comes from the coding sequence ATGGAAGACACTATCTTCAATGAAAACCGTAAACTCAAACGTCAGCTAGATAACCTGTTGCGTCGGGCTCGTACGAATGAGCAAAAGCAGGAGTTATTTGATTCGTTTGGTTTTGAGGTTATATCGGCAAATACGCCTGCGCAATTGCGTGATTATGTGCTTTTTCAGATGCAGGCTCGTTTTCAGCTGCATGATGTTGTTATGACCCTGATTGATTTTGATCGTGATGCGGAAAAACTTTTTTATGGTCATGATACGGATGCAAAGTCACTTTATGAGTCCAAGCTGCTGATCCTTGATACTGAAAAAGATCAGCAGCAAATATCTGAAATGAGTATCTACCCCGTGTTAGGTCCAGATGTGCTCACGCGCTTTGACTGGATGTTAGCAGGAATTGATGATATCGATTCTTGTAAGAGTGCAGCGCTATTGCCATTAATGAGAAACAATAAGCTAATCGGCACGCTATTGTTATTAAGTCGAGATGTAAATCGTTATCAAACGGGGATAGCAACAACGTTCTTGCAAAAGTTATCAGCGATGACAGCAGTTGCAATAGAAAACTGTTTAAATCAACAGCGTATAAAAGAGATTGGTTATCAGGACCCTTTAACGCAAGCATATAACAGGCGTTATTTTGACTTGCGTTTTAACGACGAAATTGAACGTAGTTTAAGGCAGGGAGACAATCTTGCCTGTATGTTTCTTGATGTCGATTTTTTTAAAAAAGTAAATGATACCTATGGTCATCACATTGGTGATCTGGTATTAACTCAATTAGTAAACCTGATAAAAGAACAGGTTAGAGCTTGTGACGTTGTTGCCAGATATGGTGGTGAAGAATTTGCTGTTGTGCTTCCAGGAGTCACTCTGGAGTTAGCGACGGAAATAGCTGAGCGGTTACGTAAGGCTGTTCAGTCTGATAAAAGGCTTACCTGTGGACAGGGTGGTCTAAATGTAACAATTTCAATAGGTCTGGAGATTTTATCGTCTCTTAATGATAAAAATTTAAGCACTAAAGAAATTGGTGATCAGCTATTACAACATGCTGATGAAGCATTGTATAAAGCAAAAACATCAGGCCGTAATCAGGTTGTTGTTTATGTGGAAGAAAAGATTTAA
- the gspC gene encoding type II secretion system protein GspC, whose translation MSQSLLTRLTHLDYPKVVIKKLPVAITIVLIIFCAHKLSQITLALFSDSPVSNTTNNSLIKSSIKTNHKQNYESIIAANLFGSPEKTIKPTQIKAPETKLNLTLKGVFFTTPMIHSTAIISEGKNGKEESYNIGDKITGSAIIKEIWNDHVVITRNGHSEILRIIKDEMLGEVFSFIPDFKNLKPLVAKTPLDIIRLKIIDNPYLLIDYADAEAVKVNGKQIGYQLFPKKMGSTTIAEIGIEPGDVITSLNNVKLINAKNAKIALTKLVTDRDVTISVNRKNSKLSIRVELQ comes from the coding sequence ATGTCACAGTCGCTTTTAACCCGGCTAACCCATTTAGATTACCCCAAAGTGGTGATAAAAAAATTACCCGTCGCCATTACTATTGTGCTGATTATTTTCTGCGCTCATAAATTATCACAAATTACGCTGGCTTTATTTTCAGATTCTCCAGTATCCAATACAACAAATAACTCTCTCATTAAATCAAGCATTAAAACAAACCATAAACAAAACTATGAAAGCATAATCGCAGCCAATCTTTTTGGCTCGCCTGAAAAAACAATAAAGCCAACACAAATAAAGGCTCCTGAGACCAAACTAAATCTCACCCTGAAAGGTGTGTTTTTCACTACACCGATGATTCATTCAACTGCCATTATTTCTGAGGGAAAAAATGGTAAAGAAGAAAGTTATAACATTGGGGATAAAATTACTGGCAGCGCAATAATTAAAGAAATATGGAATGACCATGTTGTCATAACGCGTAACGGCCATTCAGAAATATTACGAATCATTAAAGATGAAATGCTCGGCGAAGTATTTAGCTTTATCCCCGACTTTAAAAACCTTAAACCATTAGTCGCAAAGACACCGTTGGATATCATCCGGCTTAAAATAATAGACAACCCTTATTTATTAATAGATTACGCAGATGCCGAAGCAGTTAAAGTTAATGGAAAACAGATTGGCTATCAGTTGTTCCCTAAAAAAATGGGTTCTACCACTATAGCTGAGATAGGTATCGAACCCGGAGATGTAATCACATCCCTCAACAACGTAAAATTAATCAATGCTAAAAATGCAAAAATAGCACTTACTAAACTAGTTACAGATAGAGACGTCACCATCTCAGTGAATCGCAAGAACAGTAAATTATCGATTAGAGTTGAACTACAATAA
- a CDS encoding CusA/CzcA family heavy metal efflux RND transporter, with protein MIEALIRWSVNNRAMVLVLAAMMTIGGIYVTSKLSLDAVPDLSDVQVIIRATHQGQAPQAIEDQITYPLATAMLAAPGARTVRAYSFTGDAYIYVIFEDGTDPYWARSRVLEALNEIRERLPSDAKIVLGPDASGVGWIYQYALVDRSGAHDLADLRAIQDWFLRYELTSIAGVAEVATIGGMEKQYEVQLDPVRMEREDISYHEFRHAISDAAQEVSGSMIEIAEAEYLVRGKGYLRSIEDIQKVPILKRWDFSAVPRVGDLADVVEVPRTRRGMAELDGEGEVVGGIVVMRYGENALSTIERVEQRLAELSQGLPEGVEIVETYNRSKLINRAVDTLSFRLIEEFIVVILVCAVFLLHMRSSLIIVVSLPLGILAAFVVMSLQGITANIMSLGGIAIAIGAMVDATIVMIENVHKRMEGREVTADSPVLIDALVEVGRPLFISLIIITVSFVPIFALEAQEGRLFAPLAFTKSYAMAAAAGISITLVPALVAYLIRGNIKSETDNRLNRGLMSAYRPVIDYSLKHPKTILGIAFFIVVSALLPWRNLGVEFMPSLNEGSLLYMPSTMPGLSAGKAAELLQQTDRMIKTVPEVRQVFGKIGRANTATDPAPLTMIETTIRLKPEEDWREGMTLSGIRDELDKAVNVPGLTNTWLMPISARIDMLATGIRTPVGIKVAGPDLKVIEKLGQKIEKVVSGIPGTKSAFAERVDSARYIDIEMNPESAALYGVSVGQVQEVVRTAIGGEDVAYTIEGRERHPVRMRMAPRFRESLSRIKQIPVDTKRERVPIGDIANIIIRDGPAMIKSENARLNGWTYIDIGDIDIGTWLKSARKIVAEQVEIPPGYSLKWSGQYEYLSRVEEKLSVIVPLTLGLILILLYINFRNMTEALMVMSLLPVALVGGIWLVWVLDYNLSVAVAVGFIAVAGVAAEFGVVMLVYLDGAVKRLQPQTSEALNEAIMEGALQRLRPKAMTATVIVAGLVPILIGTGTGSEVMSRIAAPMVGGMITAPLVSMVFLPVVYGYWQKKQLQIK; from the coding sequence ATGATTGAAGCTCTAATAAGGTGGTCGGTAAATAATCGTGCAATGGTTTTAGTGCTTGCCGCTATGATGACCATTGGCGGTATTTATGTCACCAGTAAGCTATCCCTTGATGCGGTCCCTGACTTATCTGATGTACAAGTGATTATCCGTGCTACACATCAGGGGCAGGCGCCACAAGCCATCGAAGATCAGATTACCTATCCTCTCGCCACAGCCATGTTAGCTGCACCGGGTGCGCGTACTGTGCGTGCTTATTCTTTTACCGGTGATGCCTATATCTACGTAATATTCGAAGATGGCACTGACCCTTATTGGGCGCGCTCTAGAGTACTTGAGGCGTTGAATGAAATCCGCGAACGTTTGCCTTCTGATGCAAAAATTGTATTAGGACCTGATGCTAGTGGTGTGGGCTGGATTTACCAATATGCGCTTGTTGACCGTAGTGGCGCTCACGATTTGGCTGATTTAAGGGCAATACAAGATTGGTTTTTACGTTATGAGCTTACGAGTATTGCCGGTGTTGCGGAAGTTGCCACTATTGGCGGGATGGAAAAGCAATACGAAGTGCAGTTAGACCCTGTTCGTATGGAGCGAGAGGATATTAGCTATCACGAATTCCGGCACGCTATTTCTGATGCGGCGCAGGAAGTCAGTGGCTCAATGATTGAGATAGCTGAAGCTGAATATCTGGTTCGTGGTAAAGGCTACCTGCGCAGTATAGAAGACATTCAAAAAGTGCCTATTCTGAAACGCTGGGACTTCAGTGCGGTGCCCCGTGTCGGTGATTTAGCTGATGTGGTTGAAGTGCCACGAACTCGTCGTGGAATGGCTGAACTGGATGGTGAAGGTGAAGTGGTTGGCGGTATTGTTGTCATGCGTTATGGCGAAAATGCGCTATCAACGATTGAACGTGTTGAGCAACGTCTGGCTGAACTCTCCCAAGGTTTACCGGAAGGGGTCGAAATTGTTGAGACATATAATCGATCAAAACTCATCAACCGCGCGGTTGATACTTTAAGCTTCCGTTTAATCGAAGAGTTTATTGTTGTGATATTAGTTTGTGCCGTTTTTTTGTTACATATGCGCTCCTCGTTAATCATTGTGGTGTCGTTGCCTTTAGGTATTTTGGCAGCTTTTGTGGTGATGTCATTGCAAGGCATCACCGCAAATATTATGTCTCTTGGGGGTATTGCAATTGCAATTGGTGCCATGGTGGATGCCACCATTGTGATGATTGAAAATGTACATAAACGCATGGAGGGCAGAGAGGTAACCGCTGATTCGCCGGTTCTCATTGATGCCCTGGTTGAAGTCGGTCGGCCGTTATTTATATCACTTATTATTATAACCGTGAGCTTCGTGCCTATCTTTGCATTAGAGGCGCAAGAAGGCCGTTTGTTTGCGCCACTGGCTTTTACAAAAAGTTATGCAATGGCAGCGGCAGCAGGAATATCGATTACATTAGTCCCCGCATTAGTGGCTTATCTTATTCGCGGCAATATTAAGAGTGAAACAGATAATCGACTGAATAGAGGTTTAATGTCTGCATATAGGCCGGTCATAGATTATTCCTTGAAGCATCCAAAAACAATTTTGGGTATCGCCTTTTTTATTGTAGTCAGTGCGTTATTGCCGTGGCGAAATTTAGGTGTAGAATTTATGCCGTCACTTAACGAAGGTAGTTTGTTGTATATGCCGAGTACCATGCCGGGTTTATCTGCGGGTAAAGCAGCGGAATTACTTCAGCAAACTGACCGTATGATAAAAACGGTTCCAGAAGTTAGACAGGTCTTTGGAAAAATAGGTCGAGCTAATACGGCAACTGATCCAGCACCGTTGACGATGATTGAGACAACGATTCGCTTAAAGCCAGAAGAAGACTGGCGCGAGGGAATGACATTGTCTGGTATTCGAGATGAGCTTGATAAAGCGGTTAATGTGCCAGGGTTAACCAATACCTGGTTAATGCCAATTTCTGCACGTATTGATATGTTGGCTACAGGCATCCGTACACCCGTGGGTATTAAAGTGGCGGGGCCAGATTTAAAAGTGATTGAAAAGCTCGGACAAAAAATCGAAAAAGTTGTCAGTGGTATTCCAGGTACTAAATCAGCCTTTGCAGAGCGCGTGGATTCGGCTCGTTATATAGATATTGAAATGAACCCTGAATCTGCAGCGCTTTATGGTGTTAGTGTCGGTCAGGTACAGGAAGTTGTGCGTACCGCCATAGGTGGTGAAGATGTAGCCTATACAATAGAAGGGCGAGAACGTCATCCAGTTCGTATGCGGATGGCCCCGCGTTTTAGAGAATCTTTATCGCGCATTAAACAAATTCCTGTTGATACTAAGCGGGAAAGGGTGCCGATTGGTGATATCGCTAACATTATTATCCGTGATGGTCCGGCAATGATAAAAAGTGAAAATGCCCGATTAAATGGCTGGACCTATATAGATATTGGCGATATTGATATAGGTACCTGGTTGAAAAGTGCACGCAAAATTGTCGCTGAACAAGTCGAGATTCCACCCGGTTACTCGCTTAAATGGTCAGGGCAGTATGAGTATTTGTCGCGAGTTGAAGAAAAGTTAAGCGTTATTGTGCCTTTAACATTAGGTTTAATTCTTATTCTGCTTTATATCAATTTCCGTAACATGACCGAGGCGCTAATGGTTATGTCGTTATTGCCCGTGGCATTGGTGGGTGGGATTTGGTTGGTCTGGGTATTGGATTATAATCTTTCAGTTGCTGTAGCCGTTGGCTTTATTGCCGTTGCAGGTGTGGCAGCAGAATTTGGCGTTGTTATGTTAGTTTATTTGGATGGTGCGGTAAAACGCTTGCAGCCTCAAACGAGTGAGGCGTTAAACGAAGCGATTATGGAGGGCGCCTTACAGCGTCTAAGGCCTAAAGCGATGACTGCAACGGTTATTGTTGCCGGTTTAGTGCCCATATTGATTGGAACAGGAACCGGTTCCGAAGTAATGAGTCGCATTGCTGCACCGATGGTTGGCGGAATGATAACAGCGCCGTTAGTATCGATGGTGTTCTTGCCAGTGGTTTATGGTTACTGGCAAAAAAAACAATTACAAATTAAATAA